From one Pagrus major chromosome 21, Pma_NU_1.0 genomic stretch:
- the LOC141017362 gene encoding cysteine/serine-rich nuclear protein 1-like codes for MYVNHHSQIMRGILKRKFTEVDDSSSSSSPPSSLSSPASSEWESDGESSPSDNQDFTPHSPSSPTSLPICSILKRPKLAGTQSTVRFDQVMVFSFPRCQGFTSVPSHGGATLGMTRRHSTLQSYTVAEHALERRHRRRERLRERLRQEKLEALKHKLITSGAIDQREADRLTVDQIPGGDTDVHISDAELEDGCFLQPYSSRQRQALLQAVGVKRVDREEKRQLHALRLSRAACGCDCQGFCEPETCACSLAGIKCQVDRLNFPCGCSKDGCGNTQGRIEFNSRRVQTHYIHTAMRLDLERQLQDETLSQEDQSGLPEDLQEYVDQDEADAVQCAQDKSCPFGFTMEEDGLPLTMPATPVFHFTPERLVVEENSCSSDMTESSCSSSDSDAGGCLNASQSLPEVDGGLSRALNICDNDNYSACSQLRHTGEPLTQHSNSTPTDSMGPLTANTFTDNMSRTSLTDYLDENANQARDFFEDDSLEGFPNTPSPTVDYSSGRYMDLSLSSDSDLEFFDSDYPSGPLHSSFKLHRHPDSFFHLQLFSSVNLPQYESSTYLLESLIGLTESSPEQGYAVNDTQLL; via the exons ATGTATGTCAACCACCACAGCCAAATAATGAGAGGCATCCTGAAGAGAAAGTTTACGGAGGTAGatgactcctcctcctcctcctctcctccgtcctccctctcctcccctgccTCCTCAGAGTGGGAGTCCGACGGGGAGAGCAGCCCCTCTGACAACCAGGACTTCACACCTCACAGCCCGTCTTCACCCACCAGTTTACCCA TTTGCTCCATCCTGAAGAGGCCCAAGCTTGCAGGCACACAGAGCACCGTGCGCTTTGACCAGGTGATGGTGTTCAGTTTCCCACGCTGCCAAGGCTTCACCAGTGTGCCCAGCCATGGAGGCGCCACCCTGGGCATGACCCGGAGGCACAGCACCCTCCAAAGCTACACAGTGGCTGAGCATGCATTGGAGCGACGGCACAGGCGCAGGGAGAGGctcagagagagactgagacaaGAGAAGCTTGAGGCACTGAAACACAAA TTGATCACCAGTGGGGCCATTGACCAGAGAGAAGCAGACCGTCTCACAGTGGATCAGATCCCAGGTGGAGACACTGATGTCCACATCAGTGATGCTGAGCTGGAGGATGGATGTTTCCTTCAGCCGTACTCCTCAAGGCAGCGGCAGGCTCTCCTGCAGGCAGTGGGGGTGAAGCGTGTAGACcgggaggagaagaggcagcTTCACGCCCTGCGTCTGTCCAGGGCGGCCTGTGGATGTGACTGCCAAGGCTTTTGTGAGCCAGAGACCTGCGCATGCAGTCTGGCAGGCATCAAGTGCCAG GTGGACCGCTTAAACTTCCCATGTGGCTGCAGTAAGGACGGCTGTGGAAACACTCAGGGGCGCATTGAGTTCAACTCCAGACGTGTGCAGACTCATTACATCCACACTGCCATGAGACTCGACCTGGAGAGGCAACTGCAAGATGAAACACTGAGCCAAGAGGACCAATCAGGACTTCCAGAGGACCTTCAAGAGTACGTGGACCAGGATGAGGCTGATGCAGTGCAGTGTGCACAAGACAAAAGCTGCCCCTTTGGGTTCACCATGGAGGAAGATGGTCTTCCTCTCACCATGCCTGCCACACCTGTCTTTCACTTCACGCCAGAGCGACTGGTAGTGGAGGagaacagctgcagcagcgacATGACCGAgtcctcttgctcctcctcgGACTCTGACGCAGGAGGATGCCTTAATGCGAGTCAGAGTCTTCCTGAAGTTGATGGAGGTTTGTCACGTGCCCTCAACATCTGTGACAATGATAACTACTCAGCGTGCAGCCAGCTGCGGCACACAGGAGAACCACTGACGCAGCACAGCAACAGCACACCTACTGACAGTATGGGACCACTGACAGCCAACACATTCACAGACAATATGAGCAGGACCTCACTGACAGATTACCTCGACGAGAACGCAAACCAAGCCAGAGACTTCTTTGAGGACGACTCTCTTGAGGGATTCCCCAACACCCCTTCCCCCACTGTGGACTACTCCTCAGGCAGGTACATGGACCTGAGTCTCTCCTCGGACTCCGACCTCGAGTTCTTTGACAGCGACTACCCCTCTGGACCTCTGCACAGCTCTTTCAAACTACACAGACACCCGGACAGCTTTTTCCACCTGCAGCTGTTCAGCTCTGTTAATCTGCCACAGTACGAGTCGAGCACCTACCTCCTGGAGTCTCTGATCGGCCTGACTGAATCGAGCCCAGAGCAGGGTTACGCAGTCAACGATACCCAGCTTTTATAG